In one window of Azoarcus olearius DNA:
- the qhpC gene encoding quinohemoprotein amine dehydrogenase subunit gamma, which produces MKHLKAINQKARLLEQAAGEGRAEEVVAMSAVVGCTATVDPGWEVDAFGGVGSLCQPMEADLYGCADPCWWPAQVPDVMNTYPDWGKDAPDLTQDWRKLGSVFPGDKR; this is translated from the coding sequence ATGAAACATCTGAAAGCGATCAACCAGAAGGCGCGCCTGCTGGAGCAGGCCGCCGGCGAAGGCCGCGCCGAGGAAGTCGTGGCGATGAGCGCCGTGGTCGGTTGCACGGCCACCGTGGACCCCGGCTGGGAGGTGGATGCCTTCGGCGGCGTCGGCTCGCTGTGCCAGCCGATGGAGGCCGACCTGTACGGCTGCGCCGACCCCTGCTGGTGGCCGGCCCAGGTGCCCGACGTGATGAACACCTACCCCGACTGGGGCAAGGACGCGCCCGACCTGACCCAGGACTGGCGCAAGCTCGGCTCGGTGTTTCCGGGCGACAAGCGTTGA
- a CDS encoding LysR substrate-binding domain-containing protein, giving the protein MDAVASELAFFLLLADKGSFTAAARELNLTPPAVSKRLAQIEQRLGVRLLNRSTRRVSLTDEGELYLEHARRILADIEDMEASLGSRRAAPKGLLRVNATLGFGRTTIAPIVSAFARQHPEVEVQLQLTDAPIDLVATGFDLAIRFGELPDSRLSARKLMSNRRFLCASPAYLDAHGTPQTPAELARHACILHRQNDDAYGIWRLACGRHVETVKVRGTLSSNDGDVVLGWALDGHGILIRSEWDLAKYLESGRLRAVLPDYTLPTADLYAVYPARRNQPARVRAFIDFLLARFAPAGGAPGAQLSSV; this is encoded by the coding sequence ATGGACGCCGTCGCTTCCGAACTCGCCTTCTTCCTGCTGCTGGCCGACAAGGGTTCCTTCACCGCCGCCGCGCGCGAACTCAACCTCACGCCGCCGGCGGTCAGCAAGCGGCTGGCGCAGATCGAGCAGCGCCTGGGCGTTCGCCTGCTCAACCGCAGCACGCGGCGGGTCAGCCTCACCGACGAGGGCGAGCTGTACTTGGAGCACGCGCGCCGCATCCTGGCCGACATCGAGGACATGGAAGCCTCGCTCGGCAGCCGGCGGGCGGCGCCGAAGGGGCTGCTGCGGGTCAATGCCACGCTCGGTTTCGGCCGCACCACCATCGCGCCCATCGTGTCGGCCTTCGCACGCCAGCATCCGGAGGTGGAAGTGCAGCTGCAGCTCACCGACGCGCCGATCGATCTGGTCGCGACCGGCTTCGATCTCGCGATCCGCTTCGGCGAGCTGCCGGACAGCCGGCTGTCGGCGCGCAAGCTGATGAGCAACCGCCGCTTCCTGTGCGCCTCGCCGGCCTATCTCGACGCCCACGGCACGCCGCAGACGCCGGCCGAACTCGCCCGCCACGCCTGCATCCTCCACCGCCAGAACGACGACGCCTACGGCATCTGGCGCCTGGCGTGCGGGCGGCACGTGGAGACGGTGAAGGTGCGCGGTACGCTGTCGTCCAACGATGGCGACGTGGTGCTGGGTTGGGCGCTCGACGGCCACGGCATCCTGATCCGCTCCGAGTGGGATCTGGCCAAGTACCTGGAGAGCGGGCGGCTGCGCGCGGTGCTGCCGGACTACACGTTGCCCACCGCGGACCTCTACGCGGTGTACCCGGCGCGGCGCAACCAGCCCGCGCGGGTGCGCGCCTTCATCGACTTCCTGCTTGCCCGCTTTGCACCGGCGGGCGGTGCGCCGGGTGCGCAATTGTCGAGCGTCTGA
- a CDS encoding SlyX family protein, with amino-acid sequence MEDSAERIERLEAKLMLAEDLLDELNRTVYRQQQQIDLLQQHLRQLAQQVQSGMPAARLRPEDEIPPHY; translated from the coding sequence ATGGAAGACTCCGCCGAACGCATCGAACGCCTGGAGGCCAAGCTGATGCTGGCCGAAGACCTGCTGGACGAACTCAACCGCACCGTCTATCGCCAGCAGCAGCAGATCGACCTGCTCCAGCAGCATCTGCGCCAGCTTGCGCAGCAGGTGCAATCCGGCATGCCGGCCGCGCGCCTGCGCCCGGAAGACGAAATCCCGCCCCACTACTGA
- a CDS encoding mandelate racemase/muconate lactonizing enzyme family protein: MKIIDIREVTKPIKSNIRNAYIDFSKMTLSLVAVVTDVIRDGKPVIGYGFNSNGRYGQGSLIRERFRPRLLEAAPESLINDAGDNLDPHKIWATMMANEKPGGHGERSVAVGTIDMAVWDAVAKIAGKPLYQLLAEQYGTGTPDRKVFVYAAGGYYHPGQDLEALKNEMRGYLDRGYKVVKKKIGGAPLAEDLRRIEAILSILPAGCKLAVDANGRFDLPTAVEYAKALSQYDLFWYEEAGDPLDYALQAELANYYEGPMATGENLFSMQDARNLIRYGGMRPDRDWLQFDCALSYGLVEYLRTLEMLKENGWSPSRCIPHGGHQMSLNIAAGLGLGGNESYPDLFQPYGGFPDGVKVVDSVIEMPELPGIGFEGKSDLIAEMRALAS; this comes from the coding sequence ATGAAGATCATCGACATCCGCGAAGTCACCAAACCGATCAAGTCCAACATCCGCAACGCCTACATCGACTTCAGCAAGATGACGCTGAGCCTGGTGGCGGTGGTCACCGACGTGATCCGCGACGGCAAGCCGGTGATCGGCTACGGCTTCAACTCCAACGGCCGCTACGGCCAGGGCAGCCTGATCCGCGAGCGCTTCCGCCCGCGCCTGCTCGAGGCCGCGCCGGAATCCCTGATCAACGACGCCGGCGACAATCTCGACCCGCACAAGATCTGGGCGACGATGATGGCCAACGAGAAGCCCGGCGGACACGGCGAGCGCTCGGTGGCGGTGGGCACCATCGACATGGCGGTGTGGGACGCGGTGGCGAAGATCGCCGGCAAGCCGCTCTACCAGTTGCTGGCCGAGCAGTACGGCACCGGCACGCCCGATCGCAAGGTCTTCGTCTATGCCGCCGGCGGCTACTACCACCCGGGGCAGGACCTGGAAGCGCTGAAGAACGAGATGCGCGGCTATCTGGACCGCGGCTACAAGGTGGTGAAGAAGAAGATCGGCGGCGCCCCGCTCGCCGAGGACCTGCGCCGCATCGAGGCCATCCTCTCCATCCTGCCCGCGGGCTGCAAGCTGGCGGTGGATGCCAACGGCCGCTTCGACCTGCCGACCGCGGTGGAGTACGCCAAGGCGCTCAGCCAGTACGACCTGTTCTGGTACGAGGAAGCCGGCGACCCGCTGGACTACGCGCTGCAGGCCGAACTTGCCAATTACTACGAAGGCCCGATGGCCACCGGCGAGAACCTGTTCTCGATGCAGGACGCGCGCAACCTGATCCGCTACGGCGGCATGCGCCCGGACCGCGACTGGCTGCAGTTCGACTGCGCGCTGTCCTACGGCCTGGTCGAATACCTGCGCACGCTGGAGATGCTGAAGGAGAATGGCTGGTCGCCCAGCCGCTGCATTCCGCACGGCGGCCACCAGATGTCGCTCAACATCGCGGCCGGCCTCGGCCTCGGCGGCAACGAGTCCTACCCCGACCTGTTCCAGCCCTACGGCGGTTTCCCGGACGGCGTGAAGGTGGTCGATAGCGTCATCGAGATGCCCGAACTGCCGGGCATCGGCTTCGAGGGCAAGTCCGACCTGATCGCGGAGATGCGCGCGCTGGCAAGCTGA
- a CDS encoding dinitrogenase iron-molybdenum cofactor biosynthesis protein, with protein sequence MQQSQAPITRDAALRVALAARAMPGITLPQLIDVLQNRIGSDQIDVDELRTVTVTDLKTAFASADGEEDGEDIGIGLEAMKLAVRILWGDTEGEVLPEVLPYNDGDMPGSVRVALASDSGEALNGHFGSCVRYLVYQVSATDTRLVGIRDALEADFAEDKNGFRVQLISDCHVLYVVSVGGPAAAKVIKGGIYPIKRIQGGEAAEVLAEFQQMMTDSPPPWLAKILGVAAGQRLKNYNAELVEDQAE encoded by the coding sequence ATGCAACAGAGCCAAGCCCCGATCACCCGCGATGCCGCGCTGCGCGTTGCGCTCGCCGCGCGGGCCATGCCCGGCATCACCCTGCCGCAACTGATCGACGTGCTGCAGAACCGCATCGGCAGCGACCAGATCGACGTGGACGAGCTGCGCACCGTCACCGTCACCGACCTCAAGACCGCGTTTGCGAGCGCCGACGGCGAGGAGGATGGCGAGGACATCGGCATCGGCCTGGAAGCGATGAAGCTCGCCGTGCGCATCCTGTGGGGCGACACCGAGGGCGAGGTGCTGCCCGAGGTGCTGCCGTACAACGACGGCGACATGCCCGGCTCGGTGCGGGTGGCGCTTGCGTCCGACAGCGGCGAGGCGCTCAACGGCCACTTCGGCTCCTGTGTGCGCTACCTGGTCTATCAGGTGTCGGCCACCGACACCCGGCTGGTCGGCATCCGCGACGCGCTCGAGGCGGACTTCGCCGAGGACAAGAACGGCTTTCGCGTGCAGCTGATCTCCGACTGCCACGTGCTCTACGTGGTCTCGGTCGGCGGCCCGGCGGCGGCCAAGGTGATCAAGGGCGGCATCTACCCGATCAAGCGCATCCAGGGCGGCGAGGCGGCCGAAGTGCTGGCCGAGTTCCAGCAGATGATGACCGATTCGCCTCCGCCCTGGCTGGCCAAGATCCTGGGCGTGGCCGCCGGCCAGCGCCTGAAGAACTACAACGCCGAACTGGTCGAAGACCAGGCTGAATAA
- the tsaE gene encoding tRNA (adenosine(37)-N6)-threonylcarbamoyltransferase complex ATPase subunit type 1 TsaE — MISIVHAAHDSEAQLDLPAEADTLALGAALAGVVRAGLHVWLQGDLGSGKTTLTRGLLRALGHEGKVKSPTYTLIEPYALSRLDLYHFDFYRFNAPEEYLDAGLDEYFAGDGVCIVEWPDKALPYLPAPDLELRLDRAGEGRRASITAHSEPGRTCVIELTSLLRQGRTTPPA, encoded by the coding sequence ATGATCAGCATCGTTCACGCCGCCCATGATAGCGAGGCGCAGCTGGACTTGCCCGCCGAAGCGGACACGCTGGCGCTCGGCGCCGCGCTGGCCGGGGTGGTGCGCGCGGGCCTGCATGTCTGGCTGCAGGGCGACCTCGGCAGCGGCAAGACCACCCTCACCCGCGGGCTGCTGCGTGCGCTCGGTCACGAGGGCAAGGTGAAAAGCCCCACCTACACCTTGATTGAACCTTACGCTCTTTCTAGATTAGACTTATATCACTTTGATTTTTATCGCTTCAATGCGCCCGAAGAATACCTGGATGCGGGGCTGGACGAATACTTCGCCGGAGATGGCGTGTGCATCGTCGAATGGCCGGACAAGGCCCTGCCCTACCTCCCTGCGCCCGACCTCGAACTGCGCCTCGACCGCGCAGGCGAAGGCCGTCGCGCAAGCATCACGGCGCACAGCGAGCCGGGGCGAACATGCGTGATCGAACTGACCAGCCTGCTGCGCCAGGGGCGGACGACGCCGCCCGCCTGA
- the peaD gene encoding quinohemoprotein amine dehydrogenase subunit beta — translation MAHTTPALRCTALLATLAAALPAAAQNAPTALNTDRALQSGHEYLVVANRPNNLHVVDLQSNTLYKTCPLPDAFGPGTAQISPDRRTAYILNNRFEDIYGIDLDTCEVRFRAHMAQADNERAKAIFSFAISADGKSLYAVQNPTTLHRDHYRVGEPRFVVYDTAAGLDAKPVRSFPAPRQATVMQAALDGSGAVYMAGANLYRVDPATGTFTTTLPIRDWQRPGYAPPDVLYAWPIQTPTKDFTLLYTTARVADASKPESAEYRYGLLNVNLQTGEAEAPEFGPLTEIYFSGVRWPKDRNIMFGLLHRLAKYDIKAQKLLEAVELEHTYYALLTNASGSRLYLTGTFNDIAVYDAETLKKVTNVQLPGGDMSLGTGQVFMR, via the coding sequence ATGGCACACACGACTCCCGCGCTGCGCTGCACCGCGCTGCTCGCCACCCTGGCCGCCGCGCTGCCGGCCGCCGCGCAGAATGCGCCCACCGCGCTCAACACCGACCGCGCCCTGCAGAGCGGACACGAATACCTGGTGGTGGCCAACCGGCCGAACAACCTGCATGTGGTCGACCTGCAGAGCAACACGCTCTACAAGACCTGCCCGCTGCCCGACGCCTTCGGCCCCGGCACCGCGCAGATCTCGCCCGACCGCCGCACCGCCTACATCCTCAACAACCGCTTCGAGGACATCTACGGCATCGACCTCGACACCTGCGAGGTGCGCTTCCGCGCCCACATGGCGCAGGCGGACAACGAACGCGCGAAGGCGATCTTCTCGTTCGCGATCAGCGCCGACGGGAAGTCGCTGTACGCGGTGCAGAACCCCACCACCCTGCACCGCGACCATTACCGGGTCGGCGAGCCGCGCTTCGTGGTGTACGACACCGCCGCCGGGCTGGACGCCAAGCCGGTCCGCAGCTTCCCAGCGCCGCGCCAGGCCACCGTGATGCAGGCCGCGCTGGACGGGTCGGGCGCGGTGTATATGGCCGGCGCCAACCTCTACAGGGTGGACCCGGCCACCGGCACCTTCACCACGACGCTGCCGATCCGCGACTGGCAGCGCCCGGGCTACGCACCGCCCGACGTGCTGTACGCGTGGCCGATCCAGACCCCGACCAAGGACTTCACGCTGCTCTACACCACCGCCCGGGTGGCGGACGCAAGCAAGCCCGAAAGCGCGGAATACCGCTACGGCCTGCTCAACGTGAACCTGCAGACGGGCGAGGCGGAAGCGCCCGAGTTCGGGCCGCTCACCGAGATCTACTTCAGCGGCGTGCGCTGGCCCAAGGACCGCAACATCATGTTCGGCCTGCTGCACCGGCTGGCGAAGTACGACATCAAGGCGCAGAAGCTGCTGGAAGCGGTGGAGCTGGAGCACACCTACTACGCGCTGCTGACCAACGCCTCCGGCAGCCGGCTCTACCTCACCGGCACCTTCAACGACATCGCGGTGTATGACGCCGAGACGCTGAAGAAGGTGACCAACGTGCAACTGCCCGGCGGCGACATGTCGCTTGGCACCGGGCAGGTGTTCATGCGCTGA
- a CDS encoding peptidase U32 family protein, whose product MIHHRKVLELLAPAKTADIGIEAINHGADAVYIGGPSFGARSAAENTVADIARLCAHAHRYRAKIFVALNTILRDYELEAARQLVWQVYEAGADALIVQDMGLLELDLPPIQLHASTQTDIRDAAKARFLQDVGFSQIVLARELTLQQVQKIAAATDCQLEYFVHGALCVAYSGQCYISHAHTGRSANRGECSQACRLPYDLADKDGNLVASDQHMLSMKDNNQSANLRALAEAGVSSFKIEGRYKDLAYVKNITAHYRVLLDEIIDGSNGEYRRASSGRCEFLFTPRPEKTFNRGYTDYFANERQHGIEAFESPKFVGEAIGRVKKIDSRKGRFFEVERTEPIHNADGLAYYDPKGDLVGLRINTAEEIADGIDRLFPADPLPPGLVPGTAVFRNHDHAFERLLEKKSAERRVKVDLRLFDTGDGYGLALADEDGVAVEARVACKREAAQNVERALAGLREHLGKLGNTTFSAGDVRLDVAGAPFIPASVINGLRRDACEKLEAARIASHPRPPRAAPVEPPAPYPQEALSYLANVLNQKAADFYAKHGVKLIDAAYEANLEHDEVSLMITKHCLRYSFNLCPKEVKGIRPEPMTLINGKEKLTLRFDCKRCEMHVVGKLKPHAVGLPPVPPAQKLQFFASRPPA is encoded by the coding sequence ATGATTCACCACCGCAAGGTCCTCGAACTCCTCGCCCCGGCCAAGACCGCGGACATCGGCATCGAGGCCATCAACCACGGCGCCGATGCGGTCTACATCGGCGGCCCGTCCTTCGGCGCCCGCTCCGCGGCGGAAAACACCGTCGCCGACATCGCGCGCCTATGCGCGCACGCCCACCGCTACCGCGCGAAGATCTTCGTCGCGCTCAACACCATCCTGCGCGACTACGAGCTGGAAGCCGCGCGCCAGCTGGTGTGGCAGGTGTACGAAGCCGGCGCCGACGCGCTGATCGTGCAGGACATGGGGCTGCTCGAACTCGACCTGCCGCCGATCCAGCTGCACGCCAGCACGCAGACCGACATCCGCGACGCCGCCAAGGCGCGCTTCCTGCAGGACGTCGGCTTCTCGCAGATCGTGCTGGCGCGCGAGCTGACGCTGCAGCAGGTGCAGAAGATCGCCGCCGCGACCGACTGCCAGCTCGAATACTTCGTGCACGGCGCGCTGTGCGTGGCCTATAGCGGCCAGTGCTACATCAGCCACGCCCACACCGGGCGCAGCGCCAACCGCGGCGAGTGCTCGCAGGCCTGCCGCCTGCCCTACGACCTCGCCGACAAGGACGGCAACCTCGTCGCCAGCGACCAGCACATGCTGTCGATGAAGGACAACAACCAGAGCGCCAACCTGCGCGCGCTGGCCGAGGCCGGCGTCAGCTCGTTCAAGATCGAGGGCCGCTACAAGGACCTCGCCTACGTCAAGAACATCACCGCGCACTACCGCGTGCTGCTCGACGAGATCATCGACGGCTCCAACGGCGAATACCGCCGGGCCTCGTCCGGCCGCTGCGAGTTCCTGTTCACACCGCGCCCCGAAAAGACCTTCAACCGCGGCTATACCGACTACTTCGCCAACGAGCGCCAGCACGGCATCGAGGCCTTCGAATCGCCCAAGTTCGTCGGCGAGGCGATCGGCCGGGTCAAGAAGATCGACAGCCGCAAGGGCAGGTTCTTCGAGGTCGAACGCACCGAGCCGATCCACAACGCGGACGGGCTGGCGTACTACGACCCCAAGGGCGATCTGGTCGGCCTGCGCATCAATACCGCGGAAGAAATTGCCGATGGCATCGACCGCCTGTTCCCCGCGGACCCGCTGCCGCCCGGATTGGTGCCCGGCACCGCGGTGTTCCGCAACCACGACCACGCGTTCGAGCGCCTGCTGGAAAAGAAGTCCGCCGAGCGGCGGGTGAAGGTGGACCTGCGCCTGTTCGATACCGGAGACGGCTACGGGCTGGCCCTGGCCGACGAGGACGGCGTGGCGGTGGAAGCGCGCGTGGCGTGCAAGCGCGAAGCGGCGCAGAACGTGGAGCGCGCGCTCGCGGGGCTGCGCGAACACCTCGGCAAGCTGGGCAACACCACGTTCAGCGCCGGCGATGTCCGGCTGGACGTGGCCGGCGCCCCCTTCATCCCGGCCTCGGTGATCAATGGCCTGCGCCGCGACGCGTGCGAGAAGCTGGAAGCCGCCCGCATCGCCTCTCATCCGCGGCCGCCGCGCGCCGCGCCGGTGGAACCGCCGGCGCCGTATCCGCAGGAAGCGCTGTCCTACCTCGCCAACGTGCTCAACCAGAAAGCGGCCGATTTCTACGCGAAGCATGGCGTGAAGCTGATCGACGCCGCCTACGAGGCCAACCTCGAGCACGACGAGGTCTCGCTGATGATCACCAAGCACTGCCTGCGCTACAGCTTCAACCTGTGCCCGAAGGAAGTGAAAGGCATCCGCCCCGAGCCGATGACCCTGATCAACGGCAAGGAAAAGCTGACGCTGCGCTTCGACTGCAAGCGCTGCGAGATGCATGTGGTGGGCAAGCTGAAACCCCACGCGGTGGGGCTGCCGCCGGTGCCGCCGGCGCAGAAGCTGCAGTTCTTCGCCAGCCGCCCCCCGGCCTGA
- a CDS encoding VanZ family protein, which translates to MTTFSSSSSLRLALRAAFALALIVVFWLAVQPAPDIVQLFSWQDKAEHALLFAALAALGFAAWPQCTAAVVVGLLAYGAAMEVAQSFTAFRVGDPWDWLADAVGTLAALPLRRRR; encoded by the coding sequence ATGACGACCTTTTCCTCCTCTTCCAGCCTGCGTCTCGCGTTGCGCGCCGCCTTCGCGCTGGCGCTGATCGTGGTGTTCTGGCTGGCGGTGCAGCCCGCGCCGGACATCGTCCAGCTGTTCTCGTGGCAGGACAAAGCCGAACACGCGCTGCTGTTCGCGGCGCTCGCCGCGCTCGGCTTCGCCGCCTGGCCGCAGTGCACCGCCGCGGTGGTGGTGGGGCTGCTGGCCTACGGGGCGGCGATGGAGGTCGCGCAGTCCTTCACCGCCTTTCGCGTCGGCGATCCGTGGGACTGGCTGGCCGACGCCGTGGGGACGCTGGCGGCGCTGCCGCTGCGCCGTCGCCGCTGA
- the queG gene encoding tRNA epoxyqueuosine(34) reductase QueG: MTGADAEHLAGLVQRIREWGKALGFSAVTIGGVDLADAEPGLMDWLAAGFHGEMDYMARHGLKRARPAELLPGTLRVISARMDYLPDAADARAALNDPARAYVSRYALGRDYHKVLRKRLQQLADRIAAEVPHGYRVFVDSAPVLEVELASRSGAGWRGKHTLLLDRTGSWFFLGELFTDLPLPVDAPVQPHCGSCSACIGACPTGAIVAPYQVDARRCISYLTIELQGAIPEALRPLLGNRIYGCDDCQLACPWNRFAQLSAEPDFAPRHRLDEATLCELFAWSAEDFATRTAGSAIHRIGHERWLRNIAVALGNAPATPEVIAALRSRADDESALVREHVAWALAQHGVG, from the coding sequence GTGACAGGGGCGGACGCGGAACACCTGGCCGGGCTGGTGCAGCGCATCCGCGAATGGGGCAAGGCCCTGGGCTTCAGCGCGGTGACGATCGGCGGGGTGGACCTCGCGGATGCGGAACCGGGCCTGATGGACTGGCTGGCGGCCGGTTTTCACGGCGAGATGGATTATATGGCGCGCCACGGGCTCAAGCGCGCGCGTCCGGCCGAACTGCTGCCGGGCACCCTGCGGGTGATCAGCGCGCGCATGGATTATCTGCCCGATGCGGCCGATGCCCGCGCCGCGCTGAATGATCCGGCCCGCGCCTATGTGTCGCGCTATGCGCTCGGGCGCGACTACCACAAGGTATTGCGCAAGCGCCTGCAGCAGCTGGCCGACCGTATCGCGGCGGAAGTGCCGCACGGCTATCGCGTGTTCGTGGATTCCGCGCCGGTGCTGGAGGTGGAGCTGGCGAGCCGCAGCGGCGCCGGCTGGCGCGGCAAGCACACGCTGCTGCTCGACCGCACCGGCTCGTGGTTTTTCCTGGGCGAATTGTTCACCGACCTGCCGCTGCCGGTGGATGCCCCGGTGCAGCCCCACTGCGGCAGTTGCAGCGCCTGCATCGGCGCCTGTCCCACCGGCGCCATCGTTGCACCCTACCAGGTGGACGCGCGGCGCTGCATTTCCTACCTGACGATCGAGTTGCAAGGCGCGATCCCGGAGGCGCTGCGCCCCCTGCTCGGCAATCGCATCTACGGCTGCGACGACTGCCAGCTTGCCTGTCCGTGGAACCGCTTCGCGCAGCTCAGCGCCGAGCCGGATTTCGCGCCGCGCCACCGGCTGGACGAGGCGACGCTGTGCGAGCTGTTCGCTTGGTCCGCGGAGGATTTCGCTACCCGCACGGCCGGCAGCGCGATCCACCGCATCGGCCACGAACGCTGGCTGCGCAACATCGCGGTGGCGCTGGGCAATGCGCCCGCGACGCCGGAAGTGATCGCCGCGCTGCGCAGCCGCGCCGACGACGAATCCGCGCTGGTGCGCGAGCACGTGGCCTGGGCGCTGGCGCAACACGGGGTTGGCTGA
- a CDS encoding N-acetylmuramoyl-L-alanine amidase, which yields MRDRTDQPAAPGADDAARLNDSDDLPAPRRRLSRRELLKFSGAALTLLVTRTGHAAASLLAVRVWPAEEYTRITLEGTAEPRFTHMLVKDPERLVVDLEGVELNSVLQSLPSKVLDSDPYIRLIRAGQNRPGVVRVVIELKAEINPQVFTLQPVGDYRHRLVLDLYPTQPADPLLALIQKPSPMDAAAGDSGSGSGAQQPTRDTRPATPQQDAQQTARRNAPKVNRLFTVVLDPGHGGEDPGAVGRAGSYEKNVTLSIGRRLKRKIDADPNMRAVLTRDDDFFVPLAQRVTRARKVQADLFVSIHADAFVRPEARGSSVFVLSESGASSSAARWLAQKENDADLIGGVNLAKQDGHLARTLLDLSQTATINDSLKLGKAVLSELGDINTLHKAHVEQAGFAVLKAPDIPSILVETAFISNPEEERRLNDDAYQDKMADAILRGIKRYFEENPPNPRVKVAQLG from the coding sequence ATGCGTGATCGAACTGACCAGCCTGCTGCGCCAGGGGCGGACGACGCCGCCCGCCTGAACGACAGCGACGACCTCCCCGCACCGCGCCGCCGGCTCAGCCGCCGCGAGCTGCTCAAGTTCTCCGGCGCCGCGCTGACGCTGCTGGTCACCCGCACCGGCCATGCCGCCGCGAGCCTGCTCGCGGTGCGCGTCTGGCCCGCCGAGGAATACACCCGCATCACGCTCGAAGGCACCGCCGAGCCGCGCTTCACCCACATGCTGGTGAAGGACCCGGAACGCCTGGTGGTCGATCTCGAAGGCGTCGAACTCAACAGCGTGCTGCAGTCGCTGCCCTCCAAGGTGCTCGACAGCGACCCCTACATCCGCCTGATCCGCGCCGGGCAGAACCGCCCGGGCGTGGTGCGCGTGGTGATCGAACTCAAGGCCGAGATCAACCCGCAGGTATTCACGCTGCAGCCGGTGGGAGACTACCGCCACCGCCTGGTGCTCGACCTCTACCCCACCCAGCCGGCCGATCCGCTGCTGGCGCTGATCCAGAAGCCGTCGCCGATGGATGCCGCCGCGGGCGACAGTGGCAGCGGCAGCGGCGCCCAGCAGCCGACGCGCGACACCCGCCCGGCGACCCCGCAGCAGGATGCGCAACAGACCGCGCGCCGCAACGCGCCCAAGGTCAACCGCCTGTTCACCGTCGTGCTCGACCCCGGCCACGGCGGCGAAGACCCGGGCGCCGTGGGCCGCGCCGGCAGCTACGAGAAAAACGTCACGCTGTCGATCGGCCGCCGCCTCAAGCGCAAGATCGACGCCGACCCCAACATGCGCGCGGTGCTCACCCGCGACGACGACTTCTTCGTGCCGCTGGCCCAGCGCGTCACCCGCGCGCGCAAGGTGCAGGCCGACCTCTTCGTCTCCATCCACGCCGATGCCTTCGTGCGCCCCGAGGCGCGCGGCAGTTCGGTGTTCGTGCTGTCCGAAAGCGGCGCCTCCAGCTCGGCCGCGCGCTGGCTGGCGCAGAAGGAAAACGACGCCGACCTCATCGGCGGCGTCAATCTCGCCAAGCAGGACGGCCACCTCGCCCGCACCCTGCTCGATCTCTCGCAGACCGCCACCATCAACGACAGCCTCAAGCTCGGCAAGGCGGTGCTGTCCGAACTCGGCGACATCAACACCCTGCACAAGGCCCATGTCGAACAGGCCGGCTTCGCGGTGCTGAAGGCGCCGGACATCCCGTCCATCCTGGTCGAGACCGCCTTCATCAGCAATCCCGAAGAAGAGCGCCGCCTCAACGACGACGCCTACCAGGACAAGATGGCCGACGCCATCCTGCGCGGCATCAAGCGCTACTTCGAAGAAAACCCGCCCAATCCGCGCGTGAAGGTGGCCCAGCTCGGCTGA